The Gadus morhua chromosome 18, gadMor3.0, whole genome shotgun sequence DNA segment CTATTTTTGAACAAGGCTTCTTCATGTAAACGTTATTTTGTAAAAGATTGACGAGAACTTCTTAGGCACAAAGTCATTATTCCATCTATCCCTATCCTCTTAGCATAGCTAGTTGGGTGCTGGCACAACTAGTGAAGACGTGTATGGGGAAGAGGGCTACTCTAGGAGACCAGGAATCTTGATTCTTTAAAGATTCAAATTATTTGTTGATATTTCCCCTTGATATTTAAACCCATAGATCTCAAAAGCTTCCCCTTTATTCTAAGTCTGAGTGCATCGAGGTGGTTCTTACTGGCACCAGAAGAATTCACAGATTCACTACATCTCTCTACAAAAGCCTGTAGTTAACTGACACAACAACAGAAAAGCCTGCTACATTAGATAATAGGGTTTTTCATTGcaagttcatttttttttgctaTTTCCTTAAAAAAGTGTCGCTCACTCAGTCATGTCGCCGGTTTTACCGCCAAAAACATTTTGGGACTATAAAGTGACAAAGAAAAGTTAAAACAGAACCACACTGAGACCCACCGGGGGGTGGATTTCAGAAACACGCCAAACTTAACATTCCAGAATGCTGTTGACGGCCGCCTCCAGAACAGAGTCTGTGTCGGGGGGCGAGGGGGACTGCTGGTGGGGGAACTGGGTGGGATTGGAGGGCTGGTACTGGGTGGGCCCAGCAGGCGTGTCCCCCACCGCGGCGGAGGAGGGGTTAGCGAGGGGATAATGACTCGTGGCATTGAGGCTGTCGTTGCTGGGGACGCTGGCCCcgtagtgctgctgctgctgggtccgTTTCATGTCCGCCACGCCCCTGCCCTCCaggtgcggcggcggcgccagAGGGGGCCCGCCGACACCTCCGCTCCCCCCGCCGGGGTCTCCGTACCCCGGCTGACGGTCTGTCCTGTAAGGGGACTGGGTGGAGTCTCTTCCCGTCTGTCTCCAACCGGGGCTGGACGGGGACGGAGAGGAGCAGGGTTCCGGGACGGCGCTGGCCCTCGTTCCGCAGCAGAAGTCCTCAAAGAATCCGTCTGAAGACAAACCAAGAGCAGCGGTTTACGACCTATCATTTGAAATGACATTAATAGAAAGAAACCCACTAGCCAAGCCAAGGTCGGTTCTTGCGGTCTTCCTCACCTGGGTCCACGAGCACCATGCGTTTATCCTGCGTCAGATAGGTGCGCTCTTCTTGGTTGAAGGTCCTGTCAATCATCACCATTTCTGACGAGGGACATGTACGCTGCAGGAAAAGGGCAACCGTATTTACCATCTGCTAGTCTCACCAATCAGCCTTCAGCTATACGTCTACAGTCTTTGAATAGATAAAATAAATGACTCCTTGGCAAAATCTTGGGACTTGAAATCCGACTACACTCTCACTTAACCTGATTTTCAAGTTCAAGACTCTTGCAATACTTTTCTACAGCGCTATCACCGTTGTGCTGCCACAGCCGATCGTATCTTATATCAAGGCAAGCTAAAATAATGTAGTTGAATAGAAATACATTTGATAAAATCGTCTTCTGAAACATCAATGTTGTCATTCTGGAATGAGTTTCTCTCGGAGTACAGACTGATAAATCCACAAAAAAACTTGCttccggcccaggctctgtATAGTCTCAACCAAGGTTTAACTACAGAGCTTTAGCAACAGCATGGTTGAACATTAACCGTTCCATATGCATGATATAAATAAGTATTAGAAGAGAAAGTGTTAATGTTTATTAGGTTTGCacccacctccgcctccaccattAATAGTCGTCTGTATTTGTTCACCATGACGTGAGTTCTCTTTAGTACCTGAGTGGCCACAGTCTCAAATTCCTCATCCACTGTACAGAAACAAGATAAACAATGAAAAGATTTAAGATGTCGGCCACAGATAATTGAAGCCCTCTAGTTTATAGTAATACAATAGTAATGCTAGATCTTTAGGGTTCTGCTACGGATTACTACATTTCAGGTGTAGCTGACTGTTCTGATCGAACACAATTGAAACAGGGTGTATTTCTGGATTTCCACCATGTTCTTGCTAGCACCCTTCCAGGTTCAATTTTGCAATATTGCTTTGTGAAAGGATTAACTTGGTTAAACAACAAGACACTAAGCAACACCACTGAATTGATGACTCAGCAAGAATAGACATTGTAAACCGAGCTGAAATCTATGTGGTCAAATAGTTGACAGACGGAAATCAAATGCCAAACCCAGCAAACGCCAAGTTACAGATATCTCGATGTAGCCCTTTAACAGTACGTGTGTTTGAACTATAAGCAATACATGCCGACATTCACCGAAAGGCCCGTCCCTTTAAACAACTTATTTCAAATTAACTTTCCTCATTTGTCTGTGTGAATGCTTGAAGGCCTCCCATGTCAAGGAGAGTGAAAGGATTGTGAGAACATTGTGTTGCAGGGGAACCGAAAGAGCAGTGTATAAGTCAGGTGTACCATGGGAGAACTCATGGATGCTGGGCGGAGTCCCCTGGAACACGTGGTAGGGGAGGAGTCTGTGCAGCGCGTCGTCCAATGAAGTGTAGCGCCGGAGGTCCGGGGTATCGACGCCAGCGTGGTCGTTCCTCAGATGCTGAATAACCCTGGGATTAGAAGTGCGACGGTTAGTGTAGGAAGCTAGCCAGGACAATTGACGAAGTCGTAAAAGGAAATGTTAATGGACTCACATTCCTCCTTTGCTAAGTGGTGGAAAAGCAGGCCTTTTCTGTGCGTTGACCTTCAACAAAAGAAATCAAAAATCATTTAAACAGAAAAATCTTCAAGaatcatatttgcactgggaggattTGAAATGGTACCAGACAGATTGGTTCACGccaagagaaggaggagcaggctgAGTACCTGTACGTTTAGCGTTGAATCTTGGTTTGTCATCATGGTATTCACAGCTAGGGTCAGACAAACAATAGGATCAGCTTTATTAGGACCAGCTAAAAGTATATCATTTATACAACATGGAGAAACCAACACATAAAGTAATGTTACCATGGAGGTTGAGCAGCTTTGGCTGTCGAGGATCCTGTTTGAGGCCAGGTGATTGGGAATCCTGGTCAAAAGAGATGGTACGATTAGACAGATGATAGACTAGAAAGAGAGGAATAGAACAGAACAAAGTACTTTGGATTTTACCTGTCTGTATTCTAGTTGGTCGTTTACAGTAGCATCAGTACCGGGCAAATGGGACAGAGCAGTGCCGCTGGGCGTCTGGGTCACCAGGAGGCGATGTACAGAGCCGGCTGACACTTGACCTCCGACCTCAGTCGTCGGCGGGCCAACCAGGGTTAGCCTTGCTGAAGTAGACGACGTTTGCACCGTGTTGGTGTCCGTGAAACTTGTCCACGTTTGAGTCACCGCACCGCCCACATGACCAGTGCTAACCTGATTCACAATGAGGTGGCCGCCGGGGGTGGCCGTGAAGTTCTGTCCGGTGACTATCTGCACTGTGTTCTGATTGGATACGAGTGTGTTCCCGTCGGACGGGCCGGAGTTTGAGTTGGAAGGAGCGAGCGACAGAGAGCTGGGCAGTAAGAACTGCCCGCTTGAGATGTTGGTTTGGCCCTGCGTTTGCTGCTGAGGAGAGTGCACCACGATGGAGCCATTGGCTGTGTAATGTGCCCCCGAACCAGCAGCATTGGCGTTCACTATGCTAGCcatggtgctgggggtgctctGAAGACCCAGGCTGTACACGGCCTGGGTCCCAGCGGCGAGGGGTTTGGGCTGGATCGGTCTGACAATAGTCTGGGCCCCGCCTGGGCCTCTCTGGATGATAATGTTTTGCATGGGGATGTTCTTGAACGGCAGGCCCACCTGCCCCTGGGTCGGGGCAAACACTTGCCCCCCTGCCGTGGCCCCTGCAGGGGCCCCCTGCCTCAGCACGATCTGGGGGGATCGGTCCAGACTGCTGAGGGTCAtcaccccgccgccgccgctgctgaagGAGCCCAACACCTGGATGTGCTGGGCCGAGCCGTTGGGCAACTGGGACACCCCTTGAATGAACTGGTTGGCGGGGAACACGGAcgcggtggtgttggtggccGACCCCAGCGCCCCCCCGTAGCCCCCAGAGACCAgctgggaggggaagggagcgGCCGGCGCCTGGACCGGGGAGGGCGCCGGCTGGGAGTCCAGCAGGGCCTCCTGAGCCAGCGTCTGCTCCGTGATGTCCGCCTCCATGAGGGACTTCTGGAGGATGTCGAAGGGCTGGTCCTCTCCCCCGAGGTCCTCGGCCCCGGGGGAGCGGCCGGGGCCGAGCTCCTCCTCGATGAACGACAGGCTGCTGGAGAGCTGCAGGCCTTCGCCCGCGTCCGGGCCAAACTCGCCCATGGCGGAGGAGTCATCTTTGATGCCAGCGTTCGAGCCGGCCTACATTTTTTGGTTGCAAAACAAACATATATAAGTACCAGTATTTGAATGTAATAAAATTAGACATATTTTgtattacattacatacattgacacaaatacattttaaaactcTAAAAAGTGTAAATGAGATCCAGTGTCGTTGAATGTTCTGGACTATATAACATTTGGTTATTTTATCCTGAACATCCAGTCAGGTAAGAGGAAAGGAAAGCAAACTCACAGTGTTGCCAGCGAAGAAAGAACCATCCGATCCATAGGCTGCATTTGTCACGTCATCCTCTTCGATCTGTAGGGAAATAAACAAGTATCAACTCTCAACTCCACTGTAATACTATGCCAATGCTATCTATGGTGTTCTTTAAGGCACATTCATCGGCTATGCAATTCAGGGGTCAAACTGAATTAATTTAGCTTCTTTAGTGTCAGGTATTACTGCTGTATAAGCTTGTAATCAGCACCCCGAGTGTCGTGCACACTTTATAATTGAGGAGTACGATGATGTACTTACAGACTTGCAGCCATGAAGATAGTCGTTCAATGCATCGACATCTCTGTGATTGTGAAAAGGGAAGGATACCAAGTTTTAGAATGTGTAACAAGTAATTGCTAAATGAACTGATAATTGCATGCAACAAATCGCAGGCAATTACATTAGTTTAATAGCTTTGATTAATGAATGCAATGGAATAATTCAACTTGTGGTTGTTAGCACATGTATTATGTATTGTTATTGCCAATTTTCTCATCTGGGTTTATTCATGGCAACATGATGTACTAGGGAAAAGCCGAGCGAATGAAAGTATAGGAAAGAATGACCAAAGTCTTCAGTCAAGTAGGGAAAATATTCTGACCATATCCTTAAGAATGGGATTATCTCCCCACATGCAACAAATGGAGCGAGTATTCTAATGTCTTCTTTACCCTATAATATCCAGAAGACGGCGGTCGTCCTCATCATCCATGACACCTACGAGGTGAGGTGAAGCGGGTGTGATGGGGCAGGCATAGAAAGGAAAGAAGACCGCAATAGTTACATGAGATGTGCACAAAAATGATGTGGTCCGGTAAGGGGTTAGAATGGAACGTTCAACTAGATACATGACTAACATAAATGAAGTGGGTTATACAAGGTCACACGTTAAAGGCTGAATGCTATCATATCAATGCTATTCTAGAAATGGGCGTGTTTAGCCTAGGGTGATGCTTGTGATTTTAGACGAGGCCTTTTACTTTTAACCTGCATGCCAATCTTTGGTGTGGTTTGTGACAGTTTGTGACGCATCCACTCACAGTATTCTGGCAGGGAGCATGGAATCAGTCATTGAACACCCTTTATTTCCTGTAGTGGTTCAGGGTTGCAAGATGTGGTTGAAGTTTGACATGTAGAGTGGAAGAGtgatgggaggggttggggaGGTGTGGGACAATAGTGACAACATGAGTAgtagagggtgggagggagagataggatAAGAACAGTATTGTATATAATCCTCTACTAGAgccaagcacagacacacagatccCCTCCCCCTTTGCCTCCTCCATCCAGGGATTGGTCATTTCCGCTGTCAATTACACCACTATAGAACAGTTATCCAAGCTTCATCAACGCCCTGCTTCTTTTAGCCCACTTCTTGTGTGCTTGAAAATTCTATGTTTCCTTTTTATTCAAAAAAGGGCTGCCTTGTCTGCCTGTATAGGCATTCAAGTATTTAGCAGCTGTAAGGATGTCTTAGGGACTTGGCCCTTACAGACTGGAAATGTCAAGTAAAAATGTAGGCCAGGCTTTATGTAATGGGCAGTTCAAAAGATGGATCATCAAAAATATCATTATATTTGAATTAATTGGGAACATAGTTTATATGTATTGTTTAATCTGTACGCACTACAAAATAAGAGCTGCTGCCACTGTGTTATGTAAAAGTGACAGCACCCTTGCTACAAAATGGCTGTTAGCCTCTCCTGGGTTTCCTTAATGGCTGAACACGTTTGGCCACCATCTTTAGTTATAGTGGAACAAAGAAAGGCATAGCTACTGTATTAAACAGTGATATGCGAGTGGGTAAATACAAGAAATATGCCATACAAAAGACGGGCGCAAGGAAATGCTTTTGGTTTAAAAAGGTGTGAATATAAATTGGAAAAAAGGCGAGTAGTCAGCCTGTCGTGGGCCGTGTATTATTTGTCTTTAAAATAAAGATCGTTCTGAACGTAGGCGAGGTAGTTTTGAAGAAAATAAACCTTTAAAAATGATTTATACCTAACCAGAATAATGAAGCGAAACGATTGAAACAATACACTTTATTTCACAAAACAGCTACATTGGTAATAACTGGTAAGgcgtgaaaataataataaacctcCCCATATTGTGTAACGTTAATGAAACAGATGGATAATATATGACCACTTAATATATATCCATGTAATCACGATTTGTGACTCGGAAAGTAATAATTGAATCCACGGTCACACATTAGATATGTAAGGCAAGTATAAAAAGTAGGCTTTAGTTGTAGTAGTGCCTCGTAGTGTACGCACTAacataaaatatgtaaatacaAAATGATCCATTTCTTACACAAGTCGTCTGAAATAGGACGACCTTAGAGAAAGGGGAAACATTTAAATCGGGAAACTAAGGTTAAAATAACAGCATAAACACGCCCTAGCATTATGCTACGAGGACTACCAAGCTAAGGGCTGAAAACGCCCCGAACACTCCCGCAGTGTCCGCACACCGACGTTAACTTCGCCAAAAGCCAGCAAATGTACAGCTTGCGTATTTTATCTCCAAAAATAGACTGAATCGACAGAATGATAATCGCATTCAAGCAGCACAAACGCCTATCCTCCAGCCCCTGGCCGCCGCCTGGCGCTGACGTGCTCGCTTTTCTGCTGGGGAGGCTCTCGTTTGTCTCCTATTTAACTCGTCTGCCAGCATGCAAAACGTCACATTTCTCTAGATTTTGGCGAAGCGGACGCATTTCATCCTCGGGACGTTTGGAGATCGCCGTGTGTTCGTCGAGTGGCTGTCAGCCCGGGATGTTTTTGACTCGTCGACCCCGGCCTGTCGCGGTTAGCTAGCAGCCCGGTGGCGTCGCCCCGGCGGAGGACGGCGGCGGCTCGAATTCGTCGACAATGTTAACGGACTAAATCTAGTCCAGCCATAAATATTTATCTCGATTAGCATAACATAAAGACGACGGAAAGAGGCAAACCCTTTACCCATGTCTCACTCCTCTTGAAACCCAATATCTCCATTTGGCAACTTTTAATTtgctcccccctccttctcctcctccttctccctctcccactcatATATTGTCTCCCTGTCCTTGTTCTGTCTCGGATAGATTCTCCTCGCGGCTCAAACTCTCTTCCCTCcctgaaggaagggaggaaggaggttgtgtgtgttttttccttgAAATTTTTATCACAAAATTATAATACACTCAAAGGGAAACTCACCGTCATGAAAAAGCAGTGCCTTGTCAACGGGGTTTCCTCGCCATCACCGCACGGGTGGTTGGGGTAATGCACAGAACAAGGCAGCCCAAAGCATCCCACAGTCATAACGATGGAGCTTCAGCACGATTAAAGAGCGAAATACTGGATTTATAAACGAGGGTTACCCTAATATCCCCAATGTTAC contains these protein-coding regions:
- the bicral gene encoding BRD4-interacting chromatin-remodeling complex-associated protein-like, with translation MDDEDDRRLLDIIGDVDALNDYLHGCKSIEEDDVTNAAYGSDGSFFAGNTAGSNAGIKDDSSAMGEFGPDAGEGLQLSSSLSFIEEELGPGRSPGAEDLGGEDQPFDILQKSLMEADITEQTLAQEALLDSQPAPSPVQAPAAPFPSQLVSGGYGGALGSATNTTASVFPANQFIQGVSQLPNGSAQHIQVLGSFSSGGGGVMTLSSLDRSPQIVLRQGAPAGATAGGQVFAPTQGQVGLPFKNIPMQNIIIQRGPGGAQTIVRPIQPKPLAAGTQAVYSLGLQSTPSTMASIVNANAAGSGAHYTANGSIVVHSPQQQTQGQTNISSGQFLLPSSLSLAPSNSNSGPSDGNTLVSNQNTVQIVTGQNFTATPGGHLIVNQVSTGHVGGAVTQTWTSFTDTNTVQTSSTSARLTLVGPPTTEVGGQVSAGSVHRLLVTQTPSGTALSHLPGTDATVNDQLEYRQDSQSPGLKQDPRQPKLLNLHAVNTMMTNQDSTLNVQVNAQKRPAFPPLSKGGMVIQHLRNDHAGVDTPDLRRYTSLDDALHRLLPYHVFQGTPPSIHEFSHVDEEFETVATQVLKRTHVMVNKYRRLLMVEAERTCPSSEMVMIDRTFNQEERTYLTQDKRMVLVDPDGFFEDFCCGTRASAVPEPCSSPSPSSPGWRQTGRDSTQSPYRTDRQPGYGDPGGGSGGVGGPPLAPPPHLEGRGVADMKRTQQQQHYGASVPSNDSLNATSHYPLANPSSAAVGDTPAGPTQYQPSNPTQFPHQQSPSPPDTDSVLEAAVNSILEC